The Candidatus Hydrogenedentota bacterium DNA window CGGATTCGAGAAGATGAACCAGATGAAGTTTCCGGAAGCGCGCAAGCTGGTGACCCATCCCATCGGATGTATCGACTGCCACGATCCGCAGACCATGGCGCTGCGCGTGACGCGCCCCGGCTTTCTCGAAGGCATAAAGGTCAAGAAGGCGCTGGAAGGCATCAACGACTACGACGTGAACAAGATGGCTTCGCGCCAGGAAATGCGCACCTATGTGTGCGCACAGTGCCACGTCGAGTACTACTTCAAAGGTCCCGAGAAACGCCTCGTGTATCCCTGGATGAAAGGTCTGAAAGCGGACGAGATTCTCGCGTATTACGATGAAGCCGGGTTCAAAGACTGGGCACACGCCGAAACCGGGGCGCCGATGCTGAAAGCGCAGCATCCCGAGTTCGAGATGTGGAGCCAAGGCATTCATGCGCGGTCCGGGGTGGCATGCGCCGACTGCCACATGCCGTATACGCGCGTAGGCGCGCTGAAGATCAGCGATCACCACGTGCAAAGCCCCATGCTCAACATCAACAACGCGTGCCAAACCTGTCACAAGTTCTCCGAGGAAGAGATGCGAGCGCGCGTCGAGAACATCCAAGAGAAGACGTTCGCCATGCGGTCCACCGCGATGGACGCATTGATGCAGCTTATCGACGGCATCAAAGCGGCCAAGGACGCCGGCGCCACCGACGAACAACTGGCCGCGTCGCGCGACTATCAGCGCAAAGCGACCTTCTTGCTGGACTTTGTCGAAGCCGAGAATTCCACCGGCTTCCACGCCCCGCAAGAGGCCGCTCGAATCTTGTTCCTTTCCCTGGAAAATGCCCGCAAAGGCGAGCTGGCGCTACCGGTCATGCAGACCAGCGCCGTCGCCGCCAGCGCTTCCCAGCCCCCTGCGGCGGTCCCTGAAACGGCCGCTCCCGCGTCTTCTATAGGAGGCCAAACGTAAAGGAGTCCTTATGTCCACAGAGACGGTGTCTACGGCGCTTAGCAGTGAAGACGTCGCCTTGGCGCAAGCGTTCGGAGCGCGCACCAAGGAGCTGCTCGAGGAGATCCACAAGGTCATTGTGGGTCAGGACCGAATCGTCATGCAGGTGCTTACCGCCATGTTCGCGCGGGGACACGGACTCATTATCGGTGTGCCGGGTCTTGCGAAGACGTTGCTCGTGCGCACCTTGGCGCAATGCATGGGGTGGGAGTTCAAGCGGATTCAGTTCACGCCCGACTTGATGCCTTCGGACATCACCGGCACGGAGATTCTCCAAACCGACTCCGCATCCGGACAACGTCACATGACCTTTGTGAAGGGCCCGCTCTTCGCGAACCTGATTCTCGCCGACGAGATTAATCGGACTCCGCCCAAGACGCAGGCCGCATTGCTCGAAGCCATGCAGGAATTGACCGTCACATCCGCCGGGCACAGCTATCACCTCGATCCTCCGTTCTTCGTGCTCGCGACGCAGAATCCCATCGAGCACGAAGGCACCTATCCGTTGCCCGAGGCGCAACTCGACCGTTTCATGTTCAGCATCAACATCGCGTATCCGACGCGCGAAGAAGAGTTGCGTATCGTCGAAGAAACGACCGCGCGCGAGATTCCGCCCGTAAGGAAAGTGTTCACAAAGGAAGAGGTGCTCAAATTCCAGGCGCTGGTGCGGCGCGTGCCCGTGTCGGCCCATGTGATGCAGTATGCGGTGGACCTTGCGCGCGCGACGAGACCCGTCGGCGCGGAAGCCGATCCCTTCGTCCGCGAATACGTCGAGTGGGGCGCCGGACCGCGCGCGTCGCAGTATCTCATTCTCGGGGCCAAAGCGTTGTCGCTGCTCCACGGCAAGCCGTCGCCCTCCGCGGTGGAAGTGAGAACGGTCGCGCCGTCCGTGCTTCAGCACCGCGTGATTCCCAACTACAAGGCCACCGGCGAAGGCATAACGTCGCTGCAGATCGTTGAGCGGCTCTTGAAGAACGCCAAAGAGCCCGACTATCGAGGCAAATGATCAACTTTCCAAAACCGCCGCCGCTCCCCTCGCGCAAGCGCGACGCGCCGCAAGACGCGTCCGCCAAGAAGCGCGCGTGGAAATACCTCGGCCCGGAAGAACTGCTGGGTCTGAAGAACCTGTACTTCGCCGCGCGCGTGATTGTCGAAGGAGCGTATGCGGGCGGGCACAAGTCGCCGTACAAAGGTTCCGCGGCCGAGTTCGTGGACTACCGCGAATACTATCCCGGCGATGAGATCCGGAGTATCGACTGGAAAGCCTACGCGCGGACCGACCGCTATTTCGTGAAGCTCTTCGAAAAAGAAACGGACATGACCGCCCATCTCCTCGTGGACCGCAGCGCCTCCATGGGATACGGCGGCAAAGACTACAAGCACGTATTTCCCACGCAGGAAATGTCCAAACTCGATTACGCGGCCTATCTTGCCGCCGCGCTGGCTTACTTGCTGGTGAAGCAGGGCGATCGTGTCGGCCTGACGCTGTTCGACAAGAAGATTACTGGACACGTTCCCGCGGGCAGCAGCTTTGCGCACCTCAACGCCCTGCTGAGTCTTCTGGAACGTCAACGCGCAGGCCGCACGACGTCGATCTCAAAGACGCTTCGAGACGCCTATGCCCTGTTCAAGCGGCGCGGAATGCTCATTGTCATTTCCGATTTCCTGGACGATCCACTCGAGATCTTTCGCGCGCTGGACATGTACCGCCACCGAAACTTCGAGATCATTCTCTTTCATATACTCCATCGCTACGAGGCCAAGCTTCCGCCGTTGGCGAATGTGAATTTCGTCGATGCCGAAACCGGTGAGTTCCTGACCACGACCCCCTCGGACATCGCGGCGCAGTACGAAAGCGAGTTGCAGTCCTTCATGGACACATTATCGTCGTACGCGCAGGCGCGAAACATCGATTACAACTGCGTCAATACCCAAACGCCGCATAGCGATGTTCTGCAACGCTACCTGTTGCGGCGGGGCGGGGTGC harbors:
- a CDS encoding MoxR family ATPase — its product is MSTETVSTALSSEDVALAQAFGARTKELLEEIHKVIVGQDRIVMQVLTAMFARGHGLIIGVPGLAKTLLVRTLAQCMGWEFKRIQFTPDLMPSDITGTEILQTDSASGQRHMTFVKGPLFANLILADEINRTPPKTQAALLEAMQELTVTSAGHSYHLDPPFFVLATQNPIEHEGTYPLPEAQLDRFMFSINIAYPTREEELRIVEETTAREIPPVRKVFTKEEVLKFQALVRRVPVSAHVMQYAVDLARATRPVGAEADPFVREYVEWGAGPRASQYLILGAKALSLLHGKPSPSAVEVRTVAPSVLQHRVIPNYKATGEGITSLQIVERLLKNAKEPDYRGK
- a CDS encoding ammonia-forming cytochrome c nitrite reductase subunit c552; translated protein: YMLEDQTYTERQSVGQPGTCIHCHGSIYVPYKKLGEGDLIRGFEKMNQMKFPEARKLVTHPIGCIDCHDPQTMALRVTRPGFLEGIKVKKALEGINDYDVNKMASRQEMRTYVCAQCHVEYYFKGPEKRLVYPWMKGLKADEILAYYDEAGFKDWAHAETGAPMLKAQHPEFEMWSQGIHARSGVACADCHMPYTRVGALKISDHHVQSPMLNINNACQTCHKFSEEEMRARVENIQEKTFAMRSTAMDALMQLIDGIKAAKDAGATDEQLAASRDYQRKATFLLDFVEAENSTGFHAPQEAARILFLSLENARKGELALPVMQTSAVAASASQPPAAVPETAAPASSIGGQT
- a CDS encoding DUF58 domain-containing protein; this encodes MINFPKPPPLPSRKRDAPQDASAKKRAWKYLGPEELLGLKNLYFAARVIVEGAYAGGHKSPYKGSAAEFVDYREYYPGDEIRSIDWKAYARTDRYFVKLFEKETDMTAHLLVDRSASMGYGGKDYKHVFPTQEMSKLDYAAYLAAALAYLLVKQGDRVGLTLFDKKITGHVPAGSSFAHLNALLSLLERQRAGRTTSISKTLRDAYALFKRRGMLIVISDFLDDPLEIFRALDMYRHRNFEIILFHILHRYEAKLPPLANVNFVDAETGEFLTTTPSDIAAQYESELQSFMDTLSSYAQARNIDYNCVNTQTPHSDVLQRYLLRRGGVQ